GATTATGTTTCAAAAATAATTTGGGGGTCCTTTTAAAATATTTGTGACTACATATTATGCAAACTTAGTTTTACAACCCAAAGAACATGAATGCATGCTTGTACTTCCTGGCTCATTGATACCTGATTCATGTATCTTGTATTTTGATACTAACTAGAACCCTATTATTATGATTCTTGTAATAACAGGGAAAAAAGATAAGAGTTTCTTCCTCCCAGGCTAAGAACAGGCTATTTATTGGGAACATACCCTATAAGTGGACAGAGGATGATTTCAAAGAAGCAGTGGAGGAAGTTGGTCCTGGAGTTTTAAAAGTTAATCTCGTGAAGGTATGGATACAATACTAGGATGGTTCAACTATTTTAGCGTGCTGCGTGCATCATTACAGCTATTTTATTACTCTGATCTGAATGTATATTTATTGTAGGCACCACGTTCAGATACAAACAAGGGTTATGGCTTTATTGAATACTACAACCAGGCTTGCGCAGAGTATGCTAAGAAGAAGATGTCTACCCCAGAATTCAAACTAGATAAAAATGTCCCTAATGTCAGCTGGGCAGATACTAAGAATGGTGGTGAATCTTCCTCTACTGCACAGGTTCTGAGCTCCATATGAGACAGTGATACATTTGATGTTTCTTCTATCATGAATTCATGATATTGTATATGGACCCACATGAGGAAATGGTACCTTTTATGTTTCTTGTATCATGATATTGTATATGAATGTCCGTTTTTTTTTTCAGGTTAAATCACTATATGTAAAAAACCTGCCCAAGACTGTTACTCAAGAGCAACTGAAAAAGCTATTTGAGCACCTTGGAGAAGTTACAAAAGTTGTTCTTCCTGCTGCAAAAGCTGGTCATGAATATCGGTATGGTTTTGTTCACTTCAAAGAACGATCCATGGCTATGAAGGCTCTAAAGGACACTGAGAGATACGAACTTGATGGTGAGTTTCCTTATCTACCATCCTTCTATAGCTAGTCAATTTTGCTTCATGTTTGCAGaaggccatgatttttttgtccATCAGGTCACCTGCTGGATTGTTCACTTGCAAATCCTCTTGCTGAAAAGAAGGATGATACGACATCAGTACCTAAAGGCGGTCCATTGCTCCCAAGTTATACCCCACTTGGATATGGACTGATGGGAGCTTATAATCCACTTGGAAATGGCCTGGCAGGCGCTTACAATCCACATGTAAATGGAGTGGCAGGTGCTTATGGTGTGCTTGGTGCTCAAGCTGCACAGGTAGATGAAATCTTATAATTTATAAACCATCCCAATGCATGAGGGAATAAATATACAGGAGGGTGATATCTTCTAACTACTGTTTATCTTTGACATTCTTCATACTTGTGCAGCCAATGTTGTATGTTCCAGGTGCTCCTCTAGGGTCAACTATGATCCCAATGGTTCTACCAGATGGCCGTCTTGTATACATGTAAGTATTTCTTCTATCCTAAGTATTATTCTATAAAGCTTATACAGCATACATTACATTACATTGATTTGCTAGTGTAAGCACAACACCCGCTACATCTGGTCCCCAATGTTGTCGTTGTAAACCTGTTGGTGGGAGTCCATTGATAAACATATGGTGGTTTGTCATTAATACATCTGTTTACGGAGAAGAAATGGTTTGATCAATGTGTGCTTATAACATAAAGTCATAAACTTATCCAGTAGTAACTGAGGGATGTAAAAAGTGGCACACCTACCAAATGCCTTGTCTCTGTTAAAACACATGTAATTTATTTAGTATCTGTGGCTCTTAAATTTGACAAGAGGCAGACCTAGAGAATCTAGGTGAAAAGAGTATCTCTGTTGTAGAAGTAGTTTTTGTGAAATTTTCTTTGGTCCTTGCATCATTTTTTCTTCGTCTCATCTTAGATCTTAAGAGCAGTTCTATGAACCAACTGTTGCAGTGATATTACCCTGTTGATTCCCTTCATATTTTCCTTGGTCTTTGGCAGACCACAGCCTGCAGGGCAGCAGCCTGTGCCTATGACTTCACCTCCGCCACAGAAAGGTGGTCGTCATAATGGTggcagcggtggtggtggatcCAGCTCTGGTAGAAGGCGACAGAGGGGAGATGAAAGTGGTAGTAGTAACAACAACAGCCGCAGGGGTCGGCACCGTCCCTATTGATGTTTGCAGTGTCGCTGTTAGCGCTTAGAAATTAGAACCTAGTAGACATTTAGAGTATCTCTGCTGCAACAGTACAACCATGCAGGCTACCAACTAATACTGGAAACCGTACTTTCTAGTAGTTATTTTCGCCGTGCGTCTCGTGTCTGTAACACAAGCTGCTGTTGTGAGAATAATAACAGTGCAAAGTGGCAGATGTAGTTTGGGATGCAGTGGTAATGTATCTTTTGCTCAAACTTCAAGAATAGTTATGATGTTCGTGTCTGAGGTCTACATCGTGTCAGTTTGGCCGCATTTGGTGTGATGAGTTTTAGTAGTGGAGTGGCTGGTGGATATACAAGGAAATGTATCGACTGAACAGTCATCATACACCTCTAGCTTATATAAGATGAGAAGTGAAGATTTTTATGTGAACGCTGAGCAAGTGGAGTGAACTGGTGAAGAAGAACTAGCAgcagcaagtgaagtcaagaatGAACCGGTGAACAGCTAGCAGCAGCAAGTCTGAAACTGTGAACTGAAGCATTGCTGCGCAAGAGGATCTCGGGTGGTCCCTCGTGCAATCATTCTCAAGTAATCTTTGCCATCGTGTTTGCATATAGAACTGGATGGATACATTCTCATCTTCACACGCGCAGTTAACTGATTTAATCAGGCTACGTGGATGCAGCTTTTCAGTTTTTGTGTACGAAAGAAAATTGGAGAAAGTGCTACCGTTGTGCTCCAACCGGGCCTGTGAAGTACATGCTGAAATTCTGTACGATCATCCAGTCAGTTAGCTAGTACTCGTTGTACCTTCCCTTCTCTGCCCTATGGTTTTACTTGCTAAAACCAAATTTGTGTCGTAATTAAGTTTGTCTTAGTCACAGACATATTCGAGTGCTACAGCTTATGGCTCTGTTCGGCTGGTCTATAAgccgcttgtgctgatttgtatggctgatttgttgggagagaaaaatattgtacgaAGCCGGCTTATAATGGCAACAGACCAGGGCCTATGACATGTGAAGGAAGCTGGGTGTGAATGACTTCACATGGCTCTAGATTCATCGCTACAAAACAGCTTGCCCAACGTATCGCAAAATTTCAGACCCTACTTAACCTAACTAGTAAAAACATCTTTGTTTTAGGCAGCACGTCCAGAATTTAGATAGCAAAATCCTACAAACAGGCCTCTGCAGTGTATGCTAGGCAGAAGATGGCAATCCCATCCTGACTAAATAATGTTACCATTTTCTATATGTCTTGTATCATAATAATAAGAGGTAAATGCATGGTAGGCCCTTAAACTTGTCTTggggtgccacttaggtccacagACTCAAATCGTACTTTTGGCATCATAATAttgtttaagtatgccacttaggtccataactcatcggAACAACGTTTTGGCCGACGTGGCGTGGACAGCGTGGCGCTGACTATGTCCAAGCGCACGTGAGTCGCGCGTGAGCCTAGTTTGGAGCGTGCAAATAAGCAGAGAGGCCACCCAGATGGGCCCGCCCTGTCGGACCCGTCTCCCACCTCCGGTCTccgcccgccatggccggtgaaaagtcctaatggctagagggggggtgaatagcctaataaaaatttctacaatacttaacaaaatgttagacaattatgaggcgaagcaagtgttgcgctagcctactcaaaatgcaagtcacctacctcaattctagtttagatagtgtcgattcacacaagaggtatgacactaccctatgttagtgtgctctcaaaggctaactaaagagccacaccaaccaaccaagcaagctctcataactagttacactaaagagcttgtcaactagtttgcgataatctaaagagagtgatcaagatagttataccgccgtgtagaggagtgaaccaatcaatcacaaggatgaataacaatgaagaccaatcacatcggaatcaaaggatgaacacaatgatttttaccgaggttcacttgcttgccggcaagctacttcttgttgtggcgattcactcgcttgcaggttcacgcgctaattggcttcacacgccaaaccctcaatagggtgccgcacaaccaacacaagatgaggatcacacaagccacgagcaatccactagtgtatcttttggctctccgccggggaaaggtcaagaacccctcacaatcaccacgatcggagccagagacaatcaccacatccgctcgacgatcctcgctgctccaagccgtctaggtggcagcaaccaccaagagtaacaagcgaaatccacagcgaaacacgaacaccaagtgcctccagatgcaaacactcaagcaatgcacttggatcactcctaatctcactatgatgatgaatcaatgatgaagatgagtgggaggactttggcttagctcacaaggttgctatgtcaatgaaaatggccaaagatataagccacaaccggccatggggcttaaataaaagcccccacgaaatagagccgttgtaccccttcactgggtacactgTGCTCTGACCGGACGTTCCGGTCCatttgaccggaccctggactcagcgtctggtccactgatggacaccacgcgtcaccagcttcaaacactgttcgtcagatttcaacggctacgaagctgaccggacgctccgaaaaaacagaccggacgctggagcctcagcgtccggtcgagtacagtaagggtcgaaaaccGGTttacctcgaccggacgcgtccggtccacctcgaccggacacagcctagcgtccggtggtaaaccctagccactgtaccgctagtcagcgtgaccggacgtaggcaatCAGCGTCcgatgcttttggatccagcatccggtcacttgaccgaagctggcatctcctctgttttcacttctaacttcttcacccttgctccaatgtgccaactactaagtgtatcaccttgtgcacatgtgttagcatattttcacaaatattttcaagggtgttagcattccactagatcctaaatgcatatgcaatgagttagagcatctagtggcactttgataaccgtattccgatacgagtttcgcccctcttaatagtacggctatcaaacctaaatgtgatcacactctctaagtgtcttgatcaccaaaacaaaatagctcctataaattatacctttgccttgagctttttgtttttctctttcttcttttcaagtttaagcccttgatcatcgccatgccatcaccattgtcatgtcatgatcttcattagcttctccacttgaagtgtgctacctatctcatgatcacttgataaactaggttagcacttagggtttcatcaattcatcaaaaccaaactagagctttcaatctccacctttttggtaattgatgacaacccttatacaaagatatgaattgaaatttaattgaatccatgttgcttgcccaagcatatttaccatgtgtaaaagaatatggacaagtttcatgaaccccaaatggtagcaattgctccccctacatatgtgctaagaatttggattgaagcttgcacatatgctcagataggaaatataggagtcaatgtctaccaaatgatgctaaggtataaaagatggacctttgaagcgtgataccaattggagtgcaccaatataccatccttagcaccatggttagctcaatatcacttggaaacatatttttaaaagataccacttgtaaagacttacttggaaatgaaagttatctagtgttttcatttcatcattcaaccttacaactaacattcatcacacaagcatggatgtgtaagtttaatacttgtgccatgcaagcaaacatataaaatgcacattcaaatgcaccatacaagttcatgagcttgctccccctacttgtgtgctcaaaattttagttgatccctttcctttgtcatatctctccccctatgtcatatgtcaagatatctttatatttctttccctttttcactatctttgtttctctcccccttatctttctatttcttctccctctttgtcatcaatgaccacaaaggttcaaaatatagataatattacttgtagggttgagattatcaatgtcaatcaatggggtgagggttattttcccaaatttggttcaattctagattatttcctaaagatatttaactcggtttgatccaaggacaagcttcttcacacctccaaataagggttatcttgtaccatgttgagttaaacacttatagctcattttctagattaaacactaggtttgcaagcccataaacatgtcatatgctatcactagattaaatcaagcatagaagcaatagtgataccatataaacatcaaatttatttgatttttatgaaagagcctaaaaatagaaccacttgaaaggtcctaataagattgaaaatatgactaaatgcactaaacatgtccttagaaaggatgtatgccatgccaatcattttttaccttggattgctcgaaggagaggcatattatatgagtggggggtgcatcaacacatatttgagaaatccaatatgttcaactcattccttagcttgcaaaaccttttctcatccaatggcttggtgaatatgtcggcaagttgatcttcggtgcctacactctcaatgcaaatgtcccctttttgttggtgatctcttatgaaatggtggcagacatcaatgtgctttgttcttgcatgttgcaccggattgttggttagcttgattgcactctcattgtcatatagcaatggcacctttttgaacttgattccaaagtcactcaaagtggccttcatccaaagtacttgtgcacaacaactaccggcggatatgtattcggcttcggcggttgataatgcaacactattttgcttctttgatgaccatgaaacaagtgatcttcccaacaattgacatgtgcctgaggtgctcttcctttcaaccttgcatcccgcataatctgagtcggagtaaccaactagctcaaactttgctcctttgggataccacaaaccaacatttgatgtatgcttcaagtacctcaatatcctctttgtagcctttaaatgattttctcttggtgaggcttgaaatcttgcacacatgcatacactaaacatgacatccggtcttgatgcggtcacatagagtaggcttcctatcatagaccgatacaacttttgatccaccatatttccacttgcatcactatctaagttgccattggtgtgctaatgactttgttatcaatcattccaaacttcttgatcatatccttgatgtacttgccttgacttacaaatgtaccattcttcaattgcttgatttgaagaccaagaaagtaactcaattctccaatcatggacatttcaaactcattagccatcatctttccaaactcatcacaaaattcttgatttgttgatccaaatatgatgtcatcaacatagatttgcaaaacaaataaatcttttccaatcttcttgatgaaaagagtggtgtcaacttttcccattgtgaaccctttagagagtaagaaatccctcaatctctcataccatgctctaggtgcttgcttcaagccatacaatgccttcttcaacttgtacacatagttgggtttcttatcatcttcaaaactaggaggttgctcaacatatacttcttcattgatgtagccatttagaaatgcactcttaacatccatttgatagagcttgatgttgtgagcacaagcataagctagcaagattctaattgcttccaacctagcaaccagggcatatgtttctccaaagtcaagatcttcaacttgagtatagccttgtgctaccaatcttgctttgttccttactactatcctatcttgatcttgcttgtttctaaagacccatttggttccaatcacattgtgtccctttggtctttctaccaactcccatacttgatttcttgtgaagttgtttagctcttcatgcatagcattgacccaatcaatatccttcaatgcttcatctatcttctttggttcaatggataagacaaatgagaagtgttcacaaaatgatgccaatcttgatcttgtttgtacacctcttgaaatatctccaatgattgtatccaaaggatgatctcttgcaatatttgttggttagagtattggaacttgattgcttgcacttgcttaatcatttggttgagatgatgtactagccacttgatcttggtcattgtcatgagagtcacttgcactagcttgatttgtatcatcttgcacatttgagttagagagcacttgcacttgatcatcttcatcatcattcacttgccttggcctcaattcaccaacatccatgttcttcatggcatttgaaagttgaatgcctctaacatcttctaagttctcattctcttcttgtgaacccttggtttcatcaaattcaacatcatgaacctcctcaagagtaccactatccaaattccaaactctatatgttttgcttgttgtggaatagccaagtaggaatccttcatcacatttcttgtcaaacttacccaatcttgtgcctttcttcaagatatagcatttgcaaccaaagacccgaaaatatgcaatgttgggctttctaccattcaagagctcatatggtgtcttctctttcaatcggtgacaatagaggcagttgctacaatagcaagccgtgttgatggctttggcctaaaaagattgactcacattatactcactaagcatagaccttgccatatcaataagtgttctattcttcctctcaataaggccatttgattggggtgtgtacttggctgagaattgatgtctaattccaaattcatcacacaacttatcaattttagtgttcttgaactcattaccattgtcacttctaactctcttgatggttgtttcaaactcattgtgaatgcctttgacaaatgatttgaatgttgcaaatacatcacttttgtccactagaaagaatacccatgtgtatctagtgtagtcatccactatcacaaatccatatttgttaccaccgatactagtgtattgtgttggcccaaacaaaaccatgtgcaataaatcaaatgctttactagtgctcatcatgcttttcttagggtgggtatttccaacttgtttgccggcttgacaagagctacaaagcttattcttttcaaacacaatatctttcaagcctttaactaagtcatgcttaatcaatctattcaattgtttcattctaacatcaccaagccttctatgccataaccaacccatgctagacttagtaaacaagcatgtagacaatctagcttcactagcattgaaatcaaccaagtatagattctcatatctaaagcctttgaagatcaagttagagccatctacacttatgatctctacatcatctactccaaatatgcatttgaatccaagatcacacaattgagccacagatagcaaattgaagttcaagctctctactagcaacacatttgatatgctcaagtcattggatattgcaatcttaccaagccctttgaccttgcctttgccattgtcaccaaatgtgatactatcataaccatcattgtcattggtgttgattgagttaaacattcttgcatcaccgattaTGTGttaagtgcacccactatcaagaacccaatgccttcctttggctttataatttatctacaaaagaagatcaattatttttaggtaccaaaacttgcttgggtccttaaaggttagtaaccaagctctttgacacccaaatggctttcttctttgagcccatctatggtttgccaatgaacttagccttcacactatttgtacccttagtgagcatatagcatgaatcaagctttatgaaggatacattagcatttttgctcttgtttttgcat
The sequence above is drawn from the Miscanthus floridulus cultivar M001 chromosome 15, ASM1932011v1, whole genome shotgun sequence genome and encodes:
- the LOC136507975 gene encoding heterogeneous nuclear ribonucleoprotein Q-like; protein product: MPRWTENAASTKSAELVEQPDHLEFDDPDEVDEEEEVEYEEVEEEVEYEEPEEYEQTEVARQVDAKHDSKMADADKDEDEKESHAELLALPPHGSEVYVGGITSDVSSGDLKKLCESVGDVVEVRMPGKGGKLYAFVNFRTKELALKAIQKLNNKDLKGKKIRVSSSQAKNRLFIGNIPYKWTEDDFKEAVEEVGPGVLKVNLVKAPRSDTNKGYGFIEYYNQACAEYAKKKMSTPEFKLDKNVPNVSWADTKNGGESSSTAQVKSLYVKNLPKTVTQEQLKKLFEHLGEVTKVVLPAAKAGHEYRYGFVHFKERSMAMKALKDTERYELDGHLLDCSLANPLAEKKDDTTSVPKGGPLLPSYTPLGYGLMGAYNPLGNGLAGAYNPHVNGVAGAYGVLGAQAAQPMLYVPGAPLGSTMIPMVLPDGRLVYIPQPAGQQPVPMTSPPPQKGGRHNGGSGGGGSSSGRRRQRGDESGSSNNNSRRGRHRPY